One window from the genome of Pyramidobacter piscolens W5455 encodes:
- a CDS encoding TRAP transporter permease, which translates to MDEMRKESGATELLQEKKQLNADTVAGDQSAVQENLEKYDTESRYRRPDGFWGKAIKLICIVFSLFQFYTAGFGVLPAQIQRPLHVFFTFVLIFLLYPSFASFSRKTMHWLDVLLAALAGSTMIYLVVNYEAILYRGGLPTTLDLIFGALAILFTFEAARRIVGLPIVLVALAFVLYAHFGKVMPGFLAHRGFSWTRIVNHMYLTTEGILGSPVGVSSTFVFMFILFGAFLNKTGLGKFFIDLALAAAGHQAGGPAKVAVISSAFFGTISGSSVANTVTTGTFTIPLMKSIGYLPHFAGAVEAASSTGGQLMPPIMGAAAFIMSDFIGVPYITIAIAAVLPALLYYMAVFVMIHMEAKRLGLRGLPKEQLPNTKKIFLAGGHLLIPLFVIVYMLIKGYTPLKAAFYSILWTVAVAMCRKNTRMRLSDIVAAFDEGARSALGVAAACACAGLVIGSVTLTGIGLKLANGIVSLAGGHLFFTLVLTMVTSILLGMGLPTTAKYIVLASMAAPAIQKFGVPVLAAHMFIFYYGIIADLTPPVALAAYAGAGIAGANPMRTGFTALRLAVAGFLIPYFFVYSPELLMINASVANTTVPAATAIVGTVLLSFAAAGYWLRNLNLFERAVIFAASLLLIQPGWITDVVGAGVGAAMYLLQKMTLKNKA; encoded by the coding sequence ATGGATGAAATGAGGAAAGAGTCAGGCGCGACGGAGCTGCTGCAGGAGAAAAAGCAACTGAATGCCGACACGGTGGCCGGCGACCAGAGCGCAGTCCAGGAAAATCTCGAAAAGTACGACACGGAATCGCGTTATCGCCGTCCGGACGGCTTCTGGGGCAAGGCGATCAAGCTCATCTGCATCGTCTTTTCTCTGTTCCAGTTCTATACGGCCGGTTTTGGCGTGCTGCCGGCCCAGATTCAGCGTCCCTTGCACGTGTTCTTCACGTTCGTGCTGATTTTCCTGCTGTATCCTTCGTTCGCGTCGTTCTCCAGAAAGACGATGCATTGGCTCGACGTGCTGCTGGCCGCTCTTGCCGGTTCGACGATGATTTATCTTGTCGTCAATTACGAGGCGATTCTGTACCGCGGCGGGCTGCCGACGACGCTCGACCTGATCTTCGGCGCTCTGGCGATTCTGTTCACGTTCGAAGCGGCGCGCCGTATCGTCGGCCTGCCGATCGTGCTTGTCGCGCTGGCCTTCGTGCTCTACGCCCATTTCGGCAAGGTCATGCCCGGCTTCCTCGCTCACCGCGGTTTCAGCTGGACGCGCATCGTCAATCATATGTACCTGACCACTGAAGGGATTCTCGGCTCGCCCGTCGGCGTCTCTTCGACCTTCGTCTTTATGTTCATCCTGTTTGGCGCTTTCCTGAACAAGACCGGGCTGGGCAAGTTCTTCATCGATCTGGCCCTTGCCGCGGCCGGCCATCAGGCCGGCGGCCCGGCCAAAGTGGCCGTCATCTCGTCGGCGTTTTTCGGCACGATTTCCGGCAGTTCCGTGGCCAACACGGTGACGACGGGAACGTTCACGATCCCGTTGATGAAGAGCATCGGCTATCTGCCGCACTTCGCCGGAGCGGTCGAGGCGGCGTCGTCCACGGGCGGCCAGCTGATGCCTCCGATCATGGGGGCGGCGGCTTTCATCATGTCCGATTTCATCGGCGTGCCCTACATCACGATCGCCATTGCCGCCGTGCTCCCCGCCCTGCTGTACTACATGGCCGTGTTCGTCATGATCCACATGGAAGCCAAGCGCCTCGGTCTGCGGGGGCTGCCCAAAGAGCAGCTGCCCAACACGAAGAAGATCTTCCTGGCCGGCGGGCACCTGCTGATCCCGCTGTTCGTCATCGTTTACATGCTGATCAAAGGCTATACGCCGCTGAAGGCCGCGTTCTACAGCATTCTCTGGACGGTGGCCGTGGCCATGTGCCGCAAGAACACGCGCATGAGGCTGAGCGACATCGTCGCCGCTTTCGACGAAGGCGCCCGCAGTGCCCTTGGCGTGGCCGCGGCCTGCGCCTGCGCCGGCCTCGTGATCGGCTCCGTGACGCTGACCGGCATCGGCCTGAAGCTCGCCAACGGCATCGTTTCGCTGGCCGGGGGGCACCTGTTTTTCACGCTGGTGCTGACGATGGTCACTTCGATCCTGCTCGGCATGGGGCTGCCCACGACCGCCAAGTACATCGTGCTGGCCTCGATGGCCGCGCCCGCCATTCAGAAATTCGGCGTGCCCGTGCTGGCGGCGCACATGTTCATCTTCTACTACGGCATCATCGCCGACCTGACGCCGCCGGTGGCGCTGGCGGCCTACGCCGGCGCCGGCATCGCCGGAGCCAACCCGATGCGCACCGGTTTTACCGCCCTGCGTCTGGCCGTAGCCGGATTTTTGATTCCCTATTTCTTCGTCTACAGCCCCGAGCTGCTGATGATCAACGCCTCCGTCGCCAACACCACTGTGCCGGCCGCGACGGCGATCGTCGGTACGGTGTTGCTGTCCTTCGCGGCGGCGGGGTACTGGCTGCGCAATCTGAATTTGTTCGAGCGCGCCGTGATCTTCGCCGCTTCGCTGCTGCTGATCCAGCCCGGCTGGATCACCGACGTGGTCGGCGCCGGCGTCGGCGCGGCGATGTATCTGCTTCA
- a CDS encoding DUF1850 domain-containing protein yields the protein MKKSLGRVSLFIFSLVAVAGILFCVPQQYLTVTDERGAVVYLRPVKLGERYTVRFIHSVARRPVDEIYEIAPDCSILRETVYDMMGAGLPTGPLDGQTFTVEDGAYRIRGFHLRLPAVTYRISKVAADHTLFVGTDEFKLKHWVSAPGKPLTFSVHEGNLSELLKFKCRNMLWRV from the coding sequence ATGAAAAAATCCCTGGGGCGTGTGTCTCTTTTCATCTTTTCGCTTGTGGCTGTCGCGGGGATCCTGTTTTGCGTGCCGCAGCAGTATCTGACCGTGACGGATGAACGGGGAGCGGTGGTTTATCTGCGTCCGGTAAAGCTGGGAGAGCGCTACACGGTGCGTTTTATCCATTCGGTGGCGCGGCGCCCGGTGGACGAGATCTACGAGATCGCCCCGGACTGCTCCATTCTGCGCGAAACGGTTTACGACATGATGGGCGCGGGGCTGCCGACGGGGCCTCTGGATGGCCAGACGTTCACGGTCGAGGACGGCGCGTATCGCATCAGGGGCTTCCATCTGAGGCTCCCCGCCGTGACCTACCGCATCAGCAAGGTCGCGGCGGATCACACGCTGTTTGTCGGCACGGATGAATTCAAGCTGAAACATTGGGTGTCCGCTCCGGGGAAGCCGCTGACGTTCTCGGTCCACGAAGGAAATCTGTCCGAACTGCTGAAGTTTAAATGTCGGAACATGCTGTGGAGAGTATAA
- a CDS encoding TAXI family TRAP transporter solute-binding subunit: MKKSRVLAVALAGLFAASTAFAASQFIMGTGGTSGTYYPLGGAISQIITDHSDGKVACVAQATGASVENLNLLNAGDIDLALVQNDTADYAKRGVMFFKAPLANVTGICRIYPEHIQVAVNADSAIKSLEDFKGKNISVGAPGSGNEANARQIFGEIGLFDGANYVGFTPHFLSYAEATSHFKDRLIDGFTFTTGAPNSGIQEIVTSQPLRFLEIKGKLRDDIIAKYPFFAPAVIEKGTYSGLDHDVETIAVQACLVARRDMSEDEAYAVTKAIFENLEALGNAHAKGKNLTLEHALDGMTLDIHPGALKYYKEVGLVK, from the coding sequence ATGAAGAAATCAAGAGTTTTGGCAGTTGCGCTCGCGGGGCTTTTTGCCGCTTCGACGGCTTTCGCGGCCAGCCAGTTCATCATGGGCACGGGCGGCACGTCGGGGACCTATTATCCTCTGGGCGGCGCCATCTCCCAGATCATCACCGACCATTCCGACGGCAAGGTCGCCTGCGTAGCCCAGGCGACGGGGGCTTCCGTCGAGAATCTGAATCTGCTCAACGCCGGCGACATCGACCTGGCTCTGGTGCAGAACGATACTGCCGATTACGCCAAGCGCGGCGTGATGTTCTTCAAGGCGCCGCTGGCGAACGTGACCGGCATCTGCCGCATTTATCCCGAGCACATTCAGGTTGCCGTCAACGCCGACAGCGCCATCAAGTCGCTGGAGGACTTCAAGGGCAAGAATATTTCCGTCGGCGCGCCCGGCTCCGGCAACGAAGCGAACGCCCGCCAGATTTTCGGCGAGATCGGCCTGTTTGACGGCGCCAATTACGTAGGGTTTACGCCTCACTTCCTGTCCTACGCCGAGGCGACGTCGCACTTCAAGGATCGCCTGATCGACGGTTTCACCTTCACGACCGGCGCGCCCAACTCGGGCATTCAGGAGATCGTCACGTCTCAGCCGCTGCGGTTCCTCGAGATCAAGGGCAAGCTTCGCGACGACATCATCGCCAAGTATCCGTTCTTCGCTCCGGCCGTGATCGAGAAGGGCACGTACAGCGGCCTTGACCACGACGTCGAGACCATCGCCGTGCAGGCCTGCCTTGTGGCCCGCCGCGACATGTCGGAAGACGAGGCCTACGCCGTCACCAAGGCCATTTTCGAGAACCTCGAAGCGCTTGGCAACGCGCACGCCAAGGGCAAGAATCTGACGCTCGAGCACGCTCTCGACGGCATGACGCTTGACATTCACCCCGGCGCCCTCAAGTATTACAAGGAGGTCGGCCTGGTCAAGTAG
- the ggt gene encoding gamma-glutamyltransferase, producing MKKLGATLALALVAAAACGAGAAEVKDVYAEHGMVAAAHELAAKAGVEILQKGGNAIDAAVATALALNVVEFNASGIGGGGFMTFYSEKTKDVICLDYREQAPASATKDMFASEQAKKEKWSAYGGKSVGVPGWLKGMTYALENYGTMTFAQVAEPAIRLAEEGFVTDPAQKGFIQDHFETLNQFNEPGTLPFFDEVGLPIEGGTLLKQPALAKTFRLIAEKGIDVFYKGEIGEAICRAVERTGGKMTMEDLASYRMYVRKPVVGTYRGYRIYSVPPASSGGTHVVQLLNIMENYDVKNLGFKSAKKVHVFGEATKMMFADRSKYMADTAYAKVPLAGLQSKEYAKEEAGRITDAIVDKPEAGDPWKYDTAEKTSFLGGMGDERFSTSSFSVADQFGNVVTSTNTINFFMGSSVFVPEYGFLINDEMDDFASNPESVNAPEPGKRPLSCMSPTIVLDPEGRPFMSIGSPGATRIITAVAQCIMNAVDHGMTMDEAIEAARFHNQSGNEMRTENDRYDKALLDTLELMGYKISLQEPLYTGGAQGIMFNWNAKGTDKFLNGGADSRRLGAAVGF from the coding sequence ATGAAGAAGTTGGGCGCAACGTTGGCATTGGCTCTGGTCGCCGCTGCTGCATGCGGGGCCGGCGCCGCGGAGGTTAAGGATGTTTACGCCGAACATGGCATGGTGGCTGCGGCGCACGAACTGGCGGCCAAAGCCGGCGTCGAGATCCTGCAGAAGGGCGGCAATGCTATCGACGCGGCGGTCGCCACGGCTCTGGCGCTGAACGTCGTGGAATTCAACGCGTCCGGTATCGGCGGCGGCGGATTTATGACCTTCTATTCGGAAAAGACGAAAGACGTGATCTGCCTCGATTACCGCGAGCAGGCTCCCGCTTCGGCCACCAAGGATATGTTCGCGTCCGAGCAGGCCAAGAAGGAAAAGTGGTCGGCCTACGGCGGCAAGTCCGTCGGCGTGCCCGGCTGGCTGAAGGGCATGACCTACGCGCTCGAGAACTACGGCACCATGACCTTTGCCCAGGTTGCCGAACCAGCCATCCGTCTGGCCGAGGAAGGTTTCGTCACCGACCCGGCCCAGAAGGGATTCATTCAGGACCATTTCGAGACGCTGAACCAGTTCAACGAACCCGGCACGCTGCCTTTCTTCGACGAGGTCGGACTGCCCATCGAGGGCGGCACGCTTCTGAAACAGCCGGCGCTGGCCAAAACGTTCCGCCTGATCGCCGAGAAGGGGATCGACGTGTTCTACAAGGGCGAGATCGGCGAGGCCATTTGCAGGGCCGTGGAGCGTACCGGCGGCAAGATGACCATGGAGGATCTTGCCAGCTATCGGATGTACGTTCGCAAGCCCGTCGTCGGCACCTATCGGGGCTACCGGATTTATTCCGTGCCTCCCGCGTCGTCCGGCGGCACGCATGTGGTCCAGCTGCTCAACATCATGGAAAACTACGACGTCAAGAACCTGGGATTCAAGTCCGCGAAGAAGGTTCATGTCTTCGGCGAGGCGACGAAGATGATGTTCGCCGACCGCAGCAAGTACATGGCCGACACGGCTTACGCCAAAGTCCCGCTGGCGGGGCTGCAGTCCAAGGAATACGCCAAGGAAGAAGCCGGCAGGATCACCGACGCGATCGTCGACAAGCCGGAAGCGGGCGATCCCTGGAAGTACGACACGGCGGAGAAGACTTCTTTCCTCGGCGGCATGGGAGACGAGCGTTTCTCGACTTCCAGCTTCTCAGTGGCCGATCAGTTCGGTAACGTCGTCACTTCGACCAACACGATCAACTTCTTCATGGGGTCTTCCGTGTTCGTGCCCGAGTACGGTTTCCTGATCAACGACGAGATGGACGACTTCGCTTCCAATCCGGAAAGCGTCAACGCCCCCGAACCCGGCAAGCGGCCTTTGTCCTGCATGAGCCCCACGATCGTGCTCGATCCCGAAGGGCGTCCTTTCATGAGCATCGGTTCGCCCGGAGCGACCCGCATCATCACCGCCGTGGCCCAGTGCATCATGAACGCCGTCGACCACGGCATGACGATGGACGAGGCGATCGAAGCGGCGCGCTTCCATAATCAGAGCGGCAACGAAATGAGAACCGAAAACGATCGCTACGACAAAGCGCTTCTTGACACGCTCGAACTGATGGGCTACAAGATCTCGCTGCAGGAACCGCTGTACACGGGCGGCGCCCAGGGCATCATGTTCAACTGGAACGCCAAGGGCACCGACAAGTTCCTCAACGGCGGCGCCGACAGCCGCCGTTTGGGAGCGGCCGTCGGCTTCTAG
- a CDS encoding succinylglutamate desuccinylase/aspartoacylase family protein — protein sequence MEESYKVKGSPFTAVVLCALVGLICWLTAQSFMSMWKADVFYPASGFERHMLSEWEPALKGTHGDTPVYIQKGAEEGGTVFVMGGTHPNEPAGYMGAVMYLERARVNKGRLIVLPCANMSAFTHNSPQDAAPQRFHIPQEGGKARVFKYGSRATNPIDQWPEPDVYIHYPSGQKLDGGSRSNLNRSYPGTRNDGLTQLVGLAIVELLNKENVDLAFDLHEASPEYPVINATVAHEHSMELAAMVTMELEMMGIPMRLEPSPVNFRGLSHREWGDHCPNVIPILMEAGNPAQGRLRGHTDEALVLTGHDKAYMKAAKLGVLFIPYEDRQPLELRTARHVAAMSKYIELLGDVRPGKEIVVEGIPSYEEINEKGLGAWLAPAR from the coding sequence ATGGAAGAGAGCTATAAGGTCAAAGGCAGTCCTTTCACGGCTGTCGTGCTGTGCGCCTTGGTCGGACTGATCTGCTGGCTGACAGCGCAGTCGTTCATGTCCATGTGGAAGGCGGATGTCTTTTATCCGGCGTCGGGATTCGAACGGCATATGCTGTCCGAATGGGAACCCGCCTTGAAGGGGACTCACGGCGACACGCCCGTTTACATTCAGAAAGGGGCCGAAGAGGGCGGCACGGTCTTCGTTATGGGCGGCACGCATCCTAACGAGCCTGCCGGCTATATGGGCGCCGTCATGTACCTTGAGCGCGCGCGGGTGAACAAGGGGCGCCTGATTGTGCTGCCCTGCGCCAATATGTCGGCGTTCACTCACAACTCGCCGCAAGACGCGGCGCCCCAGCGCTTCCACATTCCCCAGGAAGGAGGAAAGGCGCGGGTGTTCAAGTACGGTTCGCGAGCCACCAATCCAATCGACCAGTGGCCGGAGCCCGACGTGTATATCCACTATCCTTCCGGTCAGAAACTCGACGGCGGTTCGCGCAGCAATCTGAACCGTTCCTATCCCGGCACGAGGAACGACGGTCTGACGCAGCTGGTCGGCCTCGCCATCGTCGAACTGCTGAACAAGGAAAACGTCGATCTGGCGTTCGACCTTCATGAAGCTTCGCCGGAATACCCCGTCATCAATGCGACGGTCGCCCATGAACATTCCATGGAGCTGGCCGCGATGGTCACGATGGAACTCGAGATGATGGGCATTCCCATGCGGCTCGAACCTTCGCCGGTGAACTTTCGCGGTTTGAGCCACCGCGAGTGGGGAGATCACTGTCCGAATGTGATCCCGATCCTGATGGAAGCCGGTAATCCGGCGCAGGGGCGTCTGCGCGGCCACACCGATGAGGCGCTGGTGCTCACGGGGCACGACAAGGCCTACATGAAAGCCGCCAAGCTCGGCGTGCTGTTCATCCCCTACGAGGATCGGCAGCCGCTTGAATTGAGGACGGCTCGCCACGTCGCAGCCATGAGCAAGTACATCGAACTGCTTGGCGACGTGCGCCCCGGCAAGGAAATCGTCGTGGAGGGCATCCCTTCGTATGAAGAGATCAACGAAAAAGGGCTCGGCGCCTGGCTGGCTCCGGCGAGGTAG